In Ooceraea biroi isolate clonal line C1 chromosome 1, Obir_v5.4, whole genome shotgun sequence, the genomic stretch TATGACAACTCTCTGTCCCTCACTCCCTTCgcttcgctctctctctctctctctctttccctctctctctctccctctttctacatatattatataaattacattgcaatacaGCAATTCATAGACCGCAATGACATCACGCATAAATGCAACAAAATGTTATtaacgtaaattataataataccgtTGCATGCCAGTTACACTGGGCGCCGCGGGGAGATAAATACGCAACGAATTATGTGATGACTAACGCGAATGACCCACAATGCACAACTTCGAGTAAAAGGACAAAAGCCCGCGAGCTATTTTATTTGTCATGTAACACACACAAGGTTGCTGTTTTCGCGTGCGCAGTCTAATGTCGACAGGTATGCTCCACTGTCCAGATCCGGAAACGCGAAGTATGCCAATTACCCGATTCACGTGCTCGAAGTATGGGGCACACTACCCACGGATCACCGTGAAAATCATCAGCAGCGCAACAAATTTAAAATCTTTCGTATTATAACTTTGTACAATCgctcgcaaaaaagaaaatccaGAAAAATTTAGCGTGCAGATATTTGATTCGCGGTAATTAGCAGTATTTCTGGTAGTAAAAAAATTGCGTTCGGATCTGCGGTATCCCGTCGTTAGCAATAACGGAGCGCTTCGGTCCGCTCGGTGGGCGCGCTGCGCTTTGAGCGAGCGCGTCGCGCGAGAGCgcgtaaatatttatcgtggATAATCCGAGTATACAGGCGTCTATTACAGCCGCccttcgtcgtcgttgcccCTCGGGCGGCGGGTTTGACCCCGAGGGACATTCCTGGCGTGACACGTAAGGTCTCTCTCGCTTGCCGCTCCGCTCCGCATCCGCTCCGACTCGCCGCCGtccgagcgaaagagagagagagagagagaaagcgagagaaagggagggtagaaagagagatggagagcgTGGAAAAGCTCTGGTCGGTGAGCCGCGCGGGATTTTGAGCCACGAAGTTTTCGCATTGTCATTTGGGACGCAGCGCAAAAGAGAATGAGAGGGATGACACACCGAGGAGAAAGGGGAAGTTGCGCAAGCGAGAGACGAAGGAATGGCGATGTTGCGGGGTTGAAGGGCGGATAAAagtgcaaaagagagagagacaaaaagaaagacagaggcAAAAGTAGAGGTGCGACATGTAGAAAACGAGAACAGATTGGTGAAAGGGAGGCGGATGGAGGTGGAaggtgaaagagaaagagcgataAACAGGCGTATGAAGGACGTGTAATGAGAGAACAACGAAGACGAAGAGATGATACGCGGATGGGATGGAGGAGAAAGTTGGGAAGCGGAAGGAGGTGatagtttattaataatacggAATAATGCTTCTGAACTTTATTACACTGCGTGCGCGCACGTTTgcgttaaaattaaatctacCGCAAGTTTGCTTCTGTTGCGAGCGCAATTTTAATATGCTATACGCGATAGATGATTCTGAAAGTGAAATAATACGCAATAATGTGCAAGATGCAAACAGCTATAAGTGATATAGatcgttttataatataaaacgataataatataattgaaagagagagagagagagagagagagagagagagagaaagagagaaatatgaatgaaaacaagttataaaaaattcgCGTCGCAAGTTTTGTATCATGCAAATATCTAGAAAACATTTTAGTAACATCTTGATCCAAAAGTATTACCAAATATATATGACAAGATGCTACATGAACCATTAATAACCGTGCGACGGTGACATAGATATTGCAATCAAATAttgcagaaataataaaaaacggaATTAAATGATCACGTTTGCGGGACATGAAAAAAAGTCGCCGAAAAAGTCTACTGAAGAAATTAGCTCGTGTTTTACTTATGAACttgtttaatctttaattatttttcccgccaaggaaaataaatacatgtttAATAGCCAGCGTCATGGTAATGACGAAAGCGATCCCGAGAACGTCAGTTGCATAAAGAAGACGCGAGATCCGCGCAACGAAGTTGCCCCAGAAAtctatagataaaaataataagtgCGCGCTAAATTAgcgcgcgaataaaaataatgaatatgaaAATAGCGATGTGACACGAGAGCAACGCGGCCAGCAACAGCTATGATAATGAAAGTCATCTTAACAAACGTCAGTTGCAAAAAAGGAGCAGCCAGTgtacgagagagagatcgagagaaaaagaggcgcggggaagaaaaggagaaacggagaggaaaagagagagggagagactgAACGAGGAGTACTCGGAGAGACAGGCGGAGGGAGATGGACAGTAGACCCTCGGAGAGCAGGAAGGAAGGGGCGAGAATGCGCGGCCCCTCCGCGTTCTACCCGCGCAGTCGAGGGTGAGAAAGGACGTGAGGGGGATGCTGGGTCCTCGATGGACCACCAGGATCCGCATCCCCACGGCGGCGTCTCGCGCGCAGGGGTTGCCGCAGCGGTGGGAGACCGTCAGGGGAACGTTAGAGGGGTGGGGGTGCTATATAAGGCCGGCGCGAGGGGGGGAGAGCTCAGTTCGTTCAAGAGGAGCGTATCGGTCTCATGTCGCGTCTCGGACGCACGATCGTTGCACTCGGCGACGACCACTACGACAACGGAGCGCATCTTGCACTCGTGGGATGCACACGCAAGTAAAACTTGTCCTCGCCAACGTCAAGCGAGGACTTTGAAGGAACTTTGGAAGACGCGAGGGATGGACTTTGCACCGGAGATGGACTACGACGAGAAGAAACGGGAACGAACCGTAAGTATCACACATCCTTGCTCTCGGTAGATCGGGAGAGAGACCGGATCTCTACCAGACGACGGATATGGAGGTGCTTCCATCATCGTCGCAAATTGTTCCCTCCGGAGGAGCTGGAGGAGCAAAAGGAAGAAACGTGCACAACGATCGATTGATAGGTCGATCGAGCGGTGCCGCCTCGCTGGACCGTGCGAGTTGGTGTTTCGCCGAATGCTTCGTGTTTCGAAGGTTGTGACATTAGCCAGCGTCCGGGCGACGCGGTGTCGACGAGTCCCTCCGTTTTCCGGTGCTCCTCAGTGGTGGCGCGTGGTGTCGGCTGGAACATTCGTTCGACGCGGAATactctctttctgtctgtctctcgctctcgtcggatatctttctcttcttctccgtTCTTTCTTCGCTCTGCGCTTAAGTTTAGTCAGACACGTAATCATTCGTTGTGTAACACGGTACGCTCCATTCTTCACTACTTGACCGTTTAAAAGCTTGcgttttataacataaaaattcaaaaacttGTCAAAATTTTAAGTGTTTTATAGCACTGTCCTCaatttcgttaaaaatactaaaatacgtaattttttaaggattacattacattatagaaataattacaattattatatcgatgAATTTTGCTTATATCTTTCCCAGAACACGATGAGTTTCCCTCTCGTTCGCTTTCTCTCTGCTGGTGATTCGATTGGACGCAcggctctctcgctctcgcactctctctctctctctctctctctctctctctctctctctctctctctctctttcgctctcttcctccctctctctctctctctctctctctgtgagACGCCCGAGATTACTCGTGAAATTCGATTTCATTGGGAAACCGCCGCGCCGCGGGGGAGTCGCGCCGCCGGCAGCCCTCCACGTTTACGTCGGTACAGATTAATTAAGCGATCGATGCTTCTGGAACACGTGAAATTTGCATTAGCCAGCGAACGAGAGACGCGTTTGATCCACCGCACGCGGGGCAAGAGACGAGGGGGCGAGAGACGAAGGAAAACGTAGGAAAGATAGGGTTGCCAGAGGCaggggaagaaagaaaaagagagatatgtACTCGCATATTTCAAATCTCTCCCGCGTTTTCTTTCGAAACGCGCGGATGCGAAAAATTGCACGAATAATTTTTGGATCGTAAATGCCAGTAACATCaaagataaaagagaaagagaagagatttttattttgcattatttattccatttttttataGCTTTTAGCACAGGAATTAGCTCTTGATcggttgaaaaatttattagacaCCTCTCATATTGTAGACATTTGATTTCCTTTTGCTGCGATATCCATATCCCGTATATCAGCTGTGTAACTGCTGGTATAAATACTCTCTCCGTTTGTCAATAGTATTAACCTCACATATCAAATTACGTTCGCTATTAATGAGGACACATGCCAGAAATCACGCTAGATTTAGGTATGACCCTAAAACCGTAAAGCGGTTAACGATATTCGATTTACGGGTAAAGTGGAGCGTTCAAATAGGTAATTTCGCATTTTGCTCGACTGTCTGACAGATAAGATGTAGCATTTCGATTTCCGACTAAGAAAGTAGTTGAGCGCGTacttttcttcaaaaaaattcCTCCAAAAAAAGGCATCgacaagattattaaaatctacTAACATACTTCACTGTGcacgtatatttttaaataatggtGAATTTAAATAACGAAGCTTAACTCTAAGTATTTATTTGATGTTACAAAACGcaaaatatactttaaatgtaaaaggaaatgtttaaaaaaccGATGCGACAGCGAATTACTCGCGAAATGCGTACGCTGTATCGCGGAGTGGATCGCGAGCGCGTCATTTCGCATTCTTTCAGCGTGGAACTGGCGTAAATGTTGGGCAGCACGAGCGTGAGATAGAATTAACAGCAGCGAGATTAACGATTATACTCTTAATCGAGTTAAATACCCGTACATGTGGCGGCCTTTGTAAGGGAGCCTTTATGCGCATTGTATGTACGTTCTCGCCGGATAAACTTGAGTGAATACAATTGCGCTGCAAAACGAGCAGAACGAAATCGATTCCTTGCTTCGGGAGATTACGCTCCAGCGGACACCGCTGGACAAAAACGCGCGCACTGTCTCCCCACGTATGTATTTCGCTAATGGATAGAACGCGCGGATCGCGTTTATTTTTCACGTGCGTTCTTTGATCTTAAGGTATACGAAAATCTACATAGCGAAATAGAATGTGGCGCGTGGCATTACACAGCGAGATGAAGCTCCGTCATTATCGAGAAATACGACGCGCGGGAAGTTTCACAGCTAGTAGCGAAAGCGTACAACATTTAAATTTCCTTGGCACGTTGCCaaagaaaagagggaaaaagagtgACGATGACGTCTTTTGTTCACAGCTAATTTTCCTTTGATCTTAATTGACTTTTCCAATTACGAGTTTAACGTGGAGTTTCGTATTCGACATCGGGCGTCAaagcatttgtaataaacgGCGATAATGCCACGCggaatttaacatttatttctcgcgcgtttctgctaaaaaaaaagaaaaaaaagaggaacgGAATAATCCCGCGTGCGTAACCGGAACATTTTAGCGCAGTGACGAGGTATCGTTGCAACGCGACGCAACGGCCGATGCCGCGTTAAGTACCCCCGACAGCGCGTGCATTACACCCCCGCGGTGATATTAATTCTGACCGGTTTGGGGATGAAAGTTTTCTggacgtcgcgtcgccgcgAATGCGGCCGGCGCACCACTCAAATCGCATTTACATCATATTTTCCGGCGTAATTTACATGTTGAGTCCCGGGCCGTGCAGAATTCCACCACTTCCACCGCACCCCTCTCACTCCATTTATCCGTCGAAAGCCGCCCtcttacttttatttacaCGCTCTTTTGGATGGCACGCCCGCGAATTTCAGGTCGCGTTTTCGTAGCGGGAGAACGAGAGGGTGAAAGGGGGTGGAGCTGAGGGGGTTAGCTTAACAGAAGTATCTCGTCGCGCAGGGTCACGCTGAACCCACCTTAATCCTGTTAACCTATCAACACACTCAAAGCCTTCTATGCCGTGCAAAGATCCCTGCGTTCGCAATCCCATTAAATCCCTTCATCCAACGCGGCGCTCGGAATGCGTTGACTTTAACGGCCAGGAGATAATCTTCCACCGGCTAACATAATGTGTCCTTCCGCTGATTTAAGCAAACTTGGTAATCGGGCACGAGTTCGCCGCGAGTTTCGGATATACTGGACGACTGCCGTCGTCTTCGAGCCGGCTGCGGAGCAACTATGATTTCATTACCGCGAGCTCAACCGTAACGCCTAAGGGGATACTTTacgtttttttaatgaaatctcTCCGGGATATGCTGCTGTTTACGGGATTAATTACGGTGATTAAAAGAGACGCAAGAACGTAATTCGCGCAGGCTCCAAGAATTGCAAGACACCTTGCGCACCGCTACGTTAAACGGGACTCGGACTAATTATTTCACCCTGgcggaatattaattatacaccGTATATACCGCGCGCGGTAAATAATGCAGGAACACGTCTCGCGGAATTTCTgatgaatattttgataataattaataatttttcggtAGTACAGGGACAGGCTCTTTTCTCTGTGAAAGAAGCGAGAGAAAATAGTACGCGGCTTTGTTTTTTCCTCCCTGCTCCCTTTGCTCTTAAGcagacgaagagaaagagaggatcaCGCGTCCGCTTGCGAGCGCGCTTGAATCGCTGTCGCGCGGCGCGAAGGGAAAAGTGGATGAAAGGTATCACATGGTGCAAGTTTTCATTTTGCCGCACCGTCACAATGCAATTGAATCGATGCTGCCGGGATATACAAGCTGTCGTCTGCGCGCTGCGAATATTTAATGAAGGTTGCCGTTAATGAGGCTCGGCCGTATTAGTATTAATTAACGCTGCGACGTCCGGCGCTTTcatcgcacgcacgcacgcatggaCGAATAAAAACGCTACATTAAAATAGGCAACATGGGGGTAGATGATGTCGTTCATCGATTTACCCGATCGTCAGCTATTTACCGCGAGCTACGCATCCTCGCTAATTCGCAGGTGTAAATGCACGGATTCATTTACGAAGAGGATCGAGTTACGCGAGAATCGAAGTACTACTTTGTGTTAAACTcggttaaattattaaataacactCGTGACGTTATTCATCGTGACATTATTATGCTTAACGGTCCTCATGCAActataagatatttatattgtatctaTACTTCAATATAAatggtttttttatttttttaaattcaagtgacaaatcttgaaataaaataattcctcATGTGGAATATAACGTGCACTTTACATCTCAGGTAAAGGTCAGATCAATGAAAATAAGTTGTAGTAGTTTCGAGGAATTCTTACCATCAATCTTCTTTGTCAGATGATTCCATAGTTTCTTGGAGAAGTTGTGATGAACTCGATCACGCTTGTACATTTGATCGGTGCAGTGCAGCGGATTCTTTGCCGGATTCCGTAAACTCGGCAGCGAAATTGTCTGTCGTCTGAGGATCTCTGGAAAACCGTACGATTCATAATAAGTTTGGTCGTACTTTTCTCGATACGACATTCGTGATTTCATTTTTGATGCGGATAAATAACACGGCTTGTGATTCacattcttaattattttatatttacaaataaacGCATTGGGGGAATTAATAGTTATCTCACAATTGTTAATCACTTAAGCGGCGCATGCTTTATGCACAATTGACACTATTCGCGcgcatttaaattataattaatttacacgcATACAAGACAAACGTGTGATCAAAATGTTAGtttgaaaattgaagaaagCATGTTGTCACGTAACATATCCGAATGAATATTATCACTATTATCACAGACATTGTGCACATGGCGGGCATGGTCTAGCCCGTCATTCAGCGATTTTCCGACCAGCGTCGAATCGCACAATTGATTGTCTCGTCCCATCGCGATGCGGATTAATGAGCAACGAATAGTGTCGAGTGCGCTGCCGCGCATTTCGCGCGAAAATTAGAGCGCGCATTGTTCGAGAGGCTGCGGCTGCAGAATGCACCGGAAAGAAATTGGGCGCATCGCCGAGAGATCATTACGATATCGTCGACGCTCCCGATGGACGACGACAGGGAAGGGGGGATGCGAAGGGATGAGAAGGGTTCGATTAGCGCCGACGCTAAGCGACCCTGTGTCAGTTTTAAGCTGCGTGCACACTGATCTGTTCCTCTCGGTGATGACGTTCACcgtatttcttctttcttcttcgctCTTTCCAGAACACGGGTGTctgatcattttattttaagtacaGAAAGCGtaggaaggaagaaaagtgCAACTGAGGACAAGACATCCTGAAGAATGATGAGTGAATGACTTgaatcaaattttaaattattcgtgTTTGAATTGTGCAAACACTCGTTTGTTGCACTTCACAAGTCGCTAGTTATTGCTTCCAAAGTAGTCACTTGTGTATGTATGTGGCTTTAGACCTGATCATCTACATTTTGCGTTGCTGCGGCAGGGAGACAGACAGAAGCGCGTGGAGAGCAATAGAGACGTATACAGGATGTTCCAGGGATCGCATACTTTCCTCGAGCAAACATTAAACCAAGATCACTATCACTATTTGCTTTAGTATGAGTTTGAAACAAAAAACACTTACACAGTCACTAAACAAtccttattttaattattaaaatttaacttcattcaacttaaaaaaattagaCAGAACTTCCTTAATTGAGTCTTAAGGAACATTTGGCTCCAGACTGGCGGAAGAATTCATAGACGAGGGGTACGATTTCTGGGGCACCCTGTACACGACGCCTCCGATGCTCTCGCAGGCGTAGGAATAGAGTGCGAAGCCCGAGGCCATCGCTAACGACGCCATTGTCAGCGGCCTGGCCATTGTGCGAGACGTCCTGTACGGAGCGCCGACTCATGGCCGGGATCGGCTCtctaactctctctctctctttctttctctgtctctttctctctcgtataTATTTCAGAGACGAATAAAACAAATCATTCGGCAGTGACGACGCGATGGGACGCGGGCGTgcgatcgattcgcgcgaaAATCCACAGGGAAAAGGCATCCGCGGTTGATGACTCGCTTACGCCGAAAGCTAAACGTCTGATTTATGACGAACGCAACGTCGCGAACACACACGAGGCTTTTACAAGCTGCTTCTTCGTATATCTCGCAATCAAGGATGATACTAATGGCGATCAATGACGTCTCGAAGATGCCCAACTCTGAGCGATTAACTTGTAATCTTGTATCGACTCGATATTGACTCTTGATTtcaatgaaaagaaattttcgtgAATGATTCTTATGTAATCTCagattttctcaattttaagATTTcctattttccaatttttatcttaacttttattcaatttttatcttaaagcAACGCGTAATCGTTTATGAGGTTGGATAGCCTCCGGGAAGCCATGAAAAATTGGAAATCGATCAAGTTTCGTGAAGATTAAATGACattgctttaaattattattgacaaTCATAAAACTGTAAAGCTTGACTTTTGACGCTTCCTGACGCGAAGCTATCAGCTTTCATCGGTAGGCGGCATCCGCATCCGGTTATCCCTCGACCGGAAGGTGGCCCGGAGATTTGGCGAGCTTTTCTCGTCACCTCCGAAGGTATTAAACGGGACAACAAAACTGGAATCGTCCCGATATCCTTCCGCACCGCCACCCCTTCGGACTCCTTCCCCTCGAGTCGTCACATTGTGCCTCGCACGACAGATTCCAAGCGCGCTCGTTGTGTTCGTAAAACAGCCACTTTTCCATCTGGTACTCCCCGAGTGCCCTCAAGCATTCTTTGTTCGATCTCGAAGTGCCGTGCCCGCCTTTCCTCGCCTCATTCTCGTTCTCCTTTTCCGCTCGTCTCGGGCTACGTGCACGCTCTCTTGCCATCTCCCACCTTCTCTCCTTCTCACCTCGCGTTACATCCCCAttattttttccccttttcatCGCCTTACTCATCCCTCGTTTCCACATCCTCTTCGTGTGGTGAAGACGTTCCATGGGAAGATGCGTTCGATTGAATATCGATTACGCTCGATTTGAAACGCGCGTAATGAGGGGGGCCCGCTCGCGTCagctccgcgcgcgcacgctacGACGTGAGTGAGGAAAAAACAGTTAATAGCGCGGCGAAAGAGGGTTGGCGAGAAGGGGTGGGCGACAGGGGGATATCGAACTAACCGCAAAGAGCTTTCCCGATACACCAGGGGTACGATACGACGACGAGAGTGGCAAGCGTATGGTCGAGTGGAGAAAGCAATTTGCTGCTTGTAAATCGGTTACACGGAATGCCGTGTTTCCGACGGCGAGAGCTTTCCGTGGACGGGTTATGACAATCGCTATTTACATCGATCAAGCATACAATTGGAATCTAAGCAACAACTGACCCGTCCCTCTTTTTTTGAAGGACAGAAGATGACGATAAATATTACGGTCATTTTCTATGAGTGGACGTCGATTGGAAATAACCGCCCCTTCCATTAATACCTTTCCTGCGTAGATCTTTTCTTAGTATAAATGAATCATTGCCTGGCGATTACATAAATCTCAAAGtgatgaataatattttttcgaacACGAAATTAATAgcgatatctttttattacctGTATATTTACCATTATGTtagaatagaaaaattttgtaCTTTGATGGTCCTTTAAGGAAACCTCTTAATACTTAATAACCTACTAATCTCaaacgttataaaataattatataagaaagggagaaagagagatcctCTTTTCCATTCGAAATGCAAAATCAACGATTTATGCTCGACAAGGACAACGGTGCCCATTTCACCGGTAAAATGCTCGTGATTCAGCCAGGTTTTATCAAAGGGTTAATTGAACATAAAATCATCAGGGCAGGAGCTGGCAGACCTCAGTGCAACTTTATTCGGCCGCGGAGAGGCGACCGTTT encodes the following:
- the LOC105285445 gene encoding uncharacterized protein LOC105285445 isoform X1, producing MKSRMSYREKYDQTYYESYGFPEILRRQTISLPSLRNPAKNPLHCTDQMYKRDRVHHNFSKKLWNHLTKKIDALQKLRYIIQRKQPSCKTEYSGVHNRVEHCSRHD
- the LOC105285445 gene encoding uncharacterized protein LOC105285445 isoform X2; the protein is MREKEILRRQTISLPSLRNPAKNPLHCTDQMYKRDRVHHNFSKKLWNHLTKKIDALQKLRYIIQRKQPSCKTEYSGVHNRVEHCSRHD